A genomic region of Enterococcus sp. 12C11_DIV0727 contains the following coding sequences:
- a CDS encoding sensor histidine kinase, whose amino-acid sequence MRRSRSLKLQFVWTIFLILVSTSMISGVILLGLMKIGVINSLSGYPFLRLAITLLSCVIIGTTISLVVSKRILKPINDLVEGTKEIAKGNFEIHIENDTLKDELGALIDNFNLMAAELKNVDLVHNDFITNFSHEFKTPIVSIRGFAKQLNNPNLSEKDKQESIAIILEETERLSNLSMNILLLSKIENQKKITLKKSSYYLDEQLRMCILLLQNLWEEKNIELSLDLAHLRVTADEELLMQLWLNLIKNAIRYSHIGGTITISCSVFGNAVKVNIQDNGIGMTDYAQKHIFDKFYQGDPSHHAVGNGLGLTIAARIVQLHGGKMQVKSKQGKGATFISILPAIYTEETPTITS is encoded by the coding sequence ATGAGGAGAAGTAGATCACTTAAACTTCAATTTGTCTGGACGATTTTTTTGATTTTAGTTTCTACGAGTATGATTTCAGGAGTCATTCTTTTAGGGTTGATGAAAATAGGCGTGATTAATTCATTGTCTGGGTATCCTTTTTTGCGCTTAGCAATCACTCTACTTTCTTGTGTGATCATTGGAACAACGATTTCGTTGGTAGTTAGTAAACGAATTTTAAAACCAATTAATGATCTAGTTGAGGGGACAAAAGAAATTGCAAAAGGAAATTTTGAGATTCATATTGAAAACGATACATTAAAGGATGAACTTGGTGCCTTGATCGATAATTTTAATTTGATGGCTGCTGAGCTTAAAAATGTTGATTTAGTTCATAATGACTTTATTACCAACTTCTCTCATGAATTTAAAACACCAATCGTTTCGATCAGAGGTTTTGCTAAGCAGTTGAATAATCCCAACTTATCAGAAAAAGACAAGCAAGAAAGTATTGCTATTATACTGGAAGAAACAGAAAGACTCAGTAATTTATCAATGAATATTTTACTATTGTCAAAAATTGAAAATCAAAAAAAAATCACACTAAAAAAATCTTCTTATTACTTAGATGAACAATTGCGGATGTGTATTTTATTGCTACAAAATTTATGGGAAGAAAAAAATATCGAACTGTCGCTCGATCTGGCACATCTACGTGTTACAGCAGATGAAGAGCTATTAATGCAGCTTTGGCTGAATCTGATAAAAAATGCCATTCGCTATTCTCACATAGGTGGAACAATTACGATTAGTTGTTCTGTTTTCGGAAATGCTGTGAAAGTAAACATACAAGATAACGGTATTGGAATGACGGATTATGCCCAGAAACATATTTTTGATAAGTTTTATCAAGGAGATCCCTCTCACCATGCAGTAGGAAATGGCTTAGGACTGACAATTGCAGCACGTATTGTTCAATTACATGGAGGAAAAATGCAAGTGAAATCAAAACAGGGAAAAGGTGCTACCTTTATTTCGATTTTACCTGCAATCTATACAGAAGAGACACCAACCATTACATCGTAA
- a CDS encoding MFS transporter: MFKFKSKKRQTEEQTMNKHALLFGLISVFLIGISFSIITPVIPFLVEPYIRDTSNQATVVTLLVSVYALCMFFSAPILGALSDKFGRRPLLLISLLGSALGFLILGIGGALWVLFVGRIIEGITGGSISTIFAYFADITPRAQRTKYFGWVSAITGVGTVMGPALGGVLAAEFGHAAPLYFGAMITVLNVVYGFFFMPESLDKDKRLKEITFARLDPFHQLFSVLSMKNLNRILISAFLLWLPNGSLQAILSQFTIDTFNLKPALIGLIFSIMGIQDILSQGFIMPKLLLRFSDKQIMLLGMLSEVIGYGLIAGSALLTSYLLFIIGLFIFGFGDSIFGPAFNGMVSKSADSTEQGRVQGGSQSIQSLARIVGPVIGGQLYITIGSAAPAFMGMLLIAISIVVLSKMKDDCVDY; the protein is encoded by the coding sequence ATGTTTAAATTTAAATCAAAAAAGAGACAGACTGAAGAGCAAACTATGAATAAACATGCCTTACTTTTCGGATTGATTTCTGTATTTCTGATCGGAATCAGTTTTAGTATCATAACGCCAGTTATACCGTTTTTAGTAGAACCTTATATTCGGGATACTAGTAATCAAGCTACCGTCGTGACACTTTTGGTTTCAGTCTATGCCTTATGTATGTTTTTTTCAGCGCCTATTCTTGGTGCGTTAAGCGATAAATTCGGTCGACGACCATTATTGCTAATTAGTCTTTTAGGATCGGCCCTCGGTTTCTTGATTTTGGGTATCGGGGGAGCTTTATGGGTTTTGTTTGTTGGACGAATCATTGAAGGAATCACTGGTGGAAGTATCAGTACGATCTTTGCTTATTTCGCTGATATCACGCCAAGAGCGCAACGCACAAAATATTTTGGCTGGGTAAGTGCAATTACTGGTGTAGGAACAGTAATGGGACCGGCATTGGGTGGTGTGTTGGCAGCTGAATTTGGACATGCTGCGCCGCTGTACTTCGGTGCGATGATCACCGTTCTCAATGTTGTGTATGGTTTTTTCTTTATGCCTGAAAGCCTTGATAAGGATAAACGACTAAAAGAAATTACGTTTGCTAGATTAGATCCATTCCATCAGCTGTTTAGTGTGCTATCAATGAAAAATTTAAATAGAATACTCATTTCAGCATTTTTACTGTGGCTTCCTAATGGTTCACTGCAAGCGATCTTGTCACAATTTACGATTGATACATTTAATTTAAAGCCCGCACTGATTGGTTTGATTTTTTCGATCATGGGCATTCAAGATATTCTATCCCAAGGATTTATCATGCCAAAACTGTTACTTAGATTCAGCGATAAGCAAATTATGCTTCTTGGAATGCTGTCTGAAGTCATCGGTTATGGCTTGATCGCTGGCTCTGCTTTGCTGACTTCCTATCTTTTATTTATCATTGGGTTGTTTATCTTTGGATTTGGCGATTCGATTTTTGGACCTGCTTTCAATGGAATGGTTTCAAAATCTGCTGATTCAACTGAACAAGGAAGGGTTCAAGGTGGTAGTCAATCTATTCAGTCTTTGGCGCGAATCGTCGGACCAGTTATTGGCGGACAGCTTTATATAACCATTGGATCGGCTGCGCCAGCGTTTATGGGGATGTTGTTGATCGCGATCTCAATAGTTGTCTTGAGTAAAATGAAGGACGACTGTGTAGACTATTAA
- a CDS encoding TIGR00730 family Rossman fold protein, which yields MKRMAVYCGASKGTKAVYEERTKELGQWMSVHNYDLVYGGGNVGLMGILADHVIETGGQVIGVMPSFLIDRELAHQAITEMHIVSDMHERKRKMIDLADCYLALPGGPGTLEEITEVVSWGRVGEHQNPCIFFNVDGYYDLVAEFFDKMVTDGFLTKEDRAKICFSDSLEEINDFIDTFTPPMIRKYK from the coding sequence ATGAAAAGAATGGCAGTTTATTGTGGTGCTAGTAAAGGAACTAAAGCAGTGTATGAAGAGCGAACAAAGGAATTAGGGCAATGGATGAGTGTTCATAATTATGACCTTGTTTATGGTGGCGGAAATGTTGGCTTGATGGGGATTTTAGCAGATCACGTTATTGAAACTGGCGGTCAAGTTATTGGTGTAATGCCGTCCTTTCTAATAGATCGGGAATTGGCTCATCAAGCCATTACTGAAATGCACATTGTTAGTGATATGCATGAGAGAAAACGAAAAATGATCGATTTAGCTGACTGCTATCTTGCTTTACCTGGTGGACCAGGCACTTTAGAAGAAATCACGGAAGTCGTTTCTTGGGGCCGAGTTGGGGAGCATCAAAATCCCTGTATCTTTTTTAATGTCGATGGCTACTACGATTTAGTAGCAGAGTTTTTTGATAAGATGGTGACAGATGGGTTCTTGACTAAGGAAGATCGAGCAAAGATCTGTTTCTCAGATTCGTTAGAGGAAATAAATGATTTTATAGATACGTTTACACCACCGATGATTAGAAAATATAAATAA
- a CDS encoding ABC transporter permease subunit (The N-terminal region of this protein, as described by TIGR01726, is a three transmembrane segment that identifies a subfamily of ABC transporter permease subunits, which specificities that include histidine, arginine, glutamine, glutamate, L-cystine (sic), the opines (in Agrobacterium) octopine and nopaline, etc.), with protein MNKKTFSLGLLVAFILSIFCAPVFSQAENTNGEFRVGMEAGYAPFNWSQKTDANGAVPIQSNSSYAGGYDVQIAKKIADGLDKKLVIVQTKWDGLAPALQSGKIDAIIAGMSPTAERRKEIDFTDPYYESQLVVVVQKKGKFADAKNLKDLSGAKITAQLNTFHYSVIDQIPGVSKQQAMDNFSAMRTALASGMIDGYVSERPEGVTATSVNNDLEMLEFSKENGFQTNAEDVQIAVGMRKADPEISKVNQILSGISPEERTKIMDQAVKDQPAAETSDSEKTGVLADFKNIWDQYGGMFLRGAGLTLFIALIGTVVGTTLGLLIGVVRTIPESENKVKRFFQKLGNALLSIYIEVFRGTPMMVQAMVIFYGLALAFGISLDRTVAALFIVSINTGAYMSEIVRGGIFAVDQGQFEAAQAIGMTHGQTMRKVVVPQVLRNILPATGNEFVINIKDTAVLSVIGVADLFFQGNSASGANFQFFQTFTIVGIMYLIMTYAITRILRVVEKKMDGPSAYVKLEEAENLKES; from the coding sequence ATGAACAAAAAAACATTTTCACTTGGCTTGCTAGTAGCATTTATTCTAAGTATTTTCTGTGCCCCAGTCTTCAGCCAAGCAGAAAACACAAATGGTGAATTCCGCGTCGGTATGGAAGCAGGCTATGCACCGTTCAACTGGTCGCAAAAAACCGATGCAAACGGAGCCGTGCCCATTCAAAGCAATTCTTCTTACGCCGGCGGTTATGATGTGCAAATCGCTAAAAAAATTGCAGATGGTCTCGATAAAAAACTAGTGATCGTCCAAACAAAATGGGATGGCCTAGCACCTGCCTTACAATCTGGCAAAATTGATGCAATTATCGCCGGAATGAGCCCAACAGCTGAACGGCGCAAAGAAATCGATTTTACCGATCCTTATTATGAATCTCAATTAGTTGTAGTCGTTCAAAAAAAAGGGAAATTCGCAGATGCTAAAAATTTGAAAGATTTATCTGGCGCGAAAATTACAGCACAGTTAAATACCTTCCATTATAGTGTGATCGATCAAATTCCTGGTGTCAGTAAACAACAAGCAATGGATAACTTTTCAGCGATGAGAACCGCCTTAGCTTCTGGTATGATTGACGGTTATGTGAGTGAACGTCCTGAAGGTGTCACTGCTACAAGTGTGAACAATGATTTAGAAATGCTTGAATTTTCTAAAGAAAACGGCTTCCAAACAAATGCTGAAGATGTTCAAATTGCAGTTGGTATGCGCAAAGCGGATCCTGAAATCAGTAAAGTGAATCAAATTTTATCTGGTATCTCACCAGAAGAACGAACAAAGATCATGGATCAAGCAGTCAAAGATCAGCCAGCCGCAGAAACAAGTGATAGCGAAAAAACAGGCGTTTTAGCTGACTTCAAGAACATTTGGGATCAATATGGTGGTATGTTCTTACGCGGTGCTGGTTTGACTCTATTTATCGCGCTGATTGGAACAGTTGTCGGTACGACTTTAGGATTATTGATCGGTGTTGTCCGCACGATTCCTGAATCTGAAAATAAAGTGAAACGCTTCTTCCAAAAATTGGGAAATGCCTTGCTTTCTATTTATATCGAAGTTTTCCGTGGTACACCGATGATGGTTCAAGCAATGGTTATCTTCTATGGTTTAGCTTTAGCCTTTGGGATTTCTTTAGATCGAACCGTTGCAGCCTTGTTTATCGTTTCGATCAATACTGGAGCGTATATGTCTGAAATCGTCCGTGGCGGGATTTTTGCGGTTGATCAAGGTCAATTTGAAGCAGCCCAAGCAATTGGAATGACTCATGGTCAAACAATGCGGAAAGTTGTTGTTCCTCAAGTCTTACGAAATATTTTACCAGCAACTGGAAATGAATTTGTCATTAATATTAAAGATACAGCTGTCTTGAGTGTTATCGGAGTAGCTGACTTATTCTTCCAAGGGAACTCTGCATCTGGTGCAAACTTCCAATTCTTCCAAACCTTTACGATCGTGGGCATCATGTATTTGATCATGACCTATGCCATCACACGTATCTTACGCGTTGTTGAAAAGAAAATGGACGGTCCTTCTGCTTATGTAAAATTAGAAGAAGCAGAAAATCTAAAAGAAAGCTAG
- a CDS encoding histidine phosphatase family protein yields the protein MTTFYFVRHGKTELNLSLRFQGGAIDSPLLPIGVEQAIQAGRNLCDLSFDAAYVSTQKRAMDTANYILKENNFLDGLTVHYQDSLREIRFGKREGAEIDHTDEQTNYLRQRPDLYDPKAFGGETIDALVQRSTETIEKISKEYPDGKVLIVAHGVLLITLINSLTGKEKSRWREGGPLANTSISILEKEQNTEYYTIKSFNDISYQTQNEEA from the coding sequence ATGACCACATTTTATTTTGTTAGACATGGAAAAACAGAACTTAATCTAAGTTTGAGATTTCAAGGAGGCGCTATCGATTCGCCATTATTACCGATTGGTGTTGAACAAGCAATTCAAGCAGGACGTAATCTTTGTGATCTATCATTTGATGCAGCTTACGTCAGCACGCAAAAAAGAGCGATGGATACAGCAAATTATATTTTGAAAGAAAATAATTTTTTGGATGGCTTAACAGTTCACTATCAAGATAGCTTGCGAGAAATCAGATTTGGCAAACGTGAAGGAGCCGAAATCGATCATACGGATGAACAAACGAACTATCTAAGACAACGACCAGATTTATATGATCCTAAGGCCTTCGGTGGTGAAACGATTGATGCTTTAGTTCAGCGTTCAACGGAGACAATTGAAAAAATCAGCAAAGAATACCCTGATGGCAAAGTGTTGATCGTAGCTCACGGAGTCCTACTGATCACATTGATTAATTCCTTAACTGGTAAAGAAAAATCGCGTTGGCGTGAGGGTGGGCCATTAGCGAATACGAGTATTTCGATTTTAGAAAAAGAACAAAATACAGAATATTATACAATCAAATCGTTTAATGATATTTCTTATCAAACACAAAATGAAGAAGCATAA
- a CDS encoding MarR family winged helix-turn-helix transcriptional regulator, producing the protein MNKKEQTIIEFRALFNKLIWLNKLKMEEALKEYKPSEVHCIEYIGKNADPNVTKLAEAFYMTRGAISKITKKLIKKELIESYQKAENKKEIYFRLTRKGQSVFDIHEKVHNEFQKRDNTVFEQVTEEQYDNMLAFIENYSKHLDEEMKKQGLENKAK; encoded by the coding sequence ATGAACAAAAAAGAGCAAACAATTATTGAATTTAGGGCATTATTTAATAAATTGATCTGGTTGAATAAACTTAAGATGGAAGAGGCTCTTAAAGAATACAAACCTTCGGAGGTCCACTGCATAGAATACATTGGGAAAAATGCTGATCCCAACGTAACGAAACTTGCAGAAGCCTTTTACATGACAAGAGGAGCTATCAGTAAAATAACGAAAAAACTGATAAAAAAAGAGCTAATTGAAAGTTATCAAAAAGCTGAGAATAAAAAAGAAATTTACTTTAGATTAACGAGGAAAGGTCAGTCAGTTTTTGATATTCATGAAAAAGTGCATAATGAATTTCAAAAACGTGACAACACGGTATTTGAACAAGTAACGGAAGAGCAATATGATAATATGTTGGCATTCATTGAAAATTACAGTAAACATTTAGATGAAGAAATGAAAAAACAAGGGCTAGAAAATAAAGCTAAATAA
- a CDS encoding response regulator transcription factor, translated as MITILVVEDDKNIRKLLVTILEQSGYQTLQAQNGMEALSIIEQETVDLFVLDVMLPQIDGYQIAEKIRAINAQLPIIMVTAKSLPLDKRKGFIAGTDDYLVKPIDEEEFLLRIKALLRRTQNDLEAKILVGKTVIDSDNLSIQSENTYLELPKKEFQLLYKLLSYPNKIFTRQQLLDDIWGIDNMADERTIDVHIKRLREKTIHNKDFDLITIRGLGYKAVKHEEK; from the coding sequence ATGATTACGATCTTAGTTGTAGAAGATGATAAAAATATACGGAAATTGCTTGTAACGATTTTAGAGCAAAGTGGTTATCAAACCTTGCAAGCCCAAAACGGTATGGAGGCTTTGTCCATAATTGAGCAAGAAACTGTTGATTTATTCGTTTTAGATGTAATGTTACCGCAAATCGATGGCTACCAAATTGCAGAAAAAATTAGAGCAATCAATGCACAATTGCCGATCATCATGGTCACGGCTAAAAGTTTACCATTAGACAAGAGGAAGGGCTTTATAGCTGGAACAGATGACTATTTAGTTAAGCCAATTGATGAAGAAGAGTTTTTACTTCGGATCAAGGCTCTATTAAGAAGAACTCAAAATGATTTGGAAGCAAAAATTCTTGTTGGTAAAACGGTTATTGATAGTGATAATCTGTCGATCCAATCAGAAAATACTTATTTAGAATTACCCAAAAAAGAGTTCCAACTACTATATAAATTGTTATCTTATCCCAATAAAATTTTTACTCGTCAACAATTACTAGATGATATTTGGGGGATTGATAATATGGCGGATGAGCGGACAATTGATGTTCATATCAAGCGCCTGCGAGAAAAAACGATTCACAATAAAGACTTTGATTTGATTACGATTCGGGGTTTAGGCTATAAGGCGGTGAAACATGAGGAGAAGTAG
- a CDS encoding Ig-like domain-containing protein — MVSLAPESVSAVESRSVIGNDDHVQITDTTAMPYQSSVFIGADGALGSGSVIGKNTVLTAAHVVSGIKDNPNTDSNYVIPGRNGATLPYGKFQIKEVHIFKHYLTTSSTSDDIAVLILEPNDGKGIGDIVKQNPIILTDTVTIGDNVSSTGYPGDKTWGTQWEAKGKIIGKQTTSLIDYDFDTFGGQSGSSVFNDKHQIIVVHSAGGGNRNVGVKLNSEKIDFILEHIGEASTPIEIVPKEIVIEKDAIELNAGDSMPLKASVLPENTTNKQLHWETEDEDIVTVDNTGHITAVNPSSTWISATTADGKITEHVEVTVNEVAPKETVVDQENVALYLGESMTLNASVLPTNATDKELFWISDDVSIVYIDDNGTITGKKLGSTEISILSVTNFGDIEKRITVTVKEKLNPADLPFPARTGSHFSKQEMKETREVVSNTDKLTHILFHLKKPNALYDLKIGEFDFNGGTGIYNVQAITLGKPFTQFYYTIDTDRQLTDSKIVIMYVDKKNLKIVKDYFFVEKR, encoded by the coding sequence TTGGTTAGCTTAGCTCCTGAATCTGTATCCGCAGTAGAATCTCGTTCCGTCATTGGTAACGATGATCATGTTCAAATCACTGACACTACAGCCATGCCTTATCAAAGTAGTGTCTTTATTGGTGCAGATGGCGCTCTCGGTTCGGGCTCTGTTATCGGAAAAAACACTGTACTAACAGCTGCTCATGTTGTATCTGGTATTAAAGACAATCCAAATACAGATTCTAACTATGTTATTCCCGGAAGAAACGGCGCAACTCTTCCTTATGGAAAATTCCAAATTAAAGAAGTTCATATCTTTAAACATTATTTAACGACTTCAAGTACAAGTGATGACATAGCAGTACTTATTTTGGAACCAAATGATGGTAAGGGAATTGGCGATATTGTTAAACAAAATCCAATTATTTTAACAGATACAGTAACGATTGGAGACAATGTGTCGAGTACAGGTTATCCAGGGGATAAAACATGGGGAACCCAATGGGAAGCGAAAGGTAAAATCATTGGAAAACAAACAACTAGCCTAATTGATTACGACTTTGATACTTTCGGCGGTCAATCTGGTTCTTCCGTATTTAATGACAAGCATCAAATAATCGTTGTCCATTCTGCTGGCGGTGGTAATCGAAATGTGGGTGTTAAATTAAATTCTGAAAAAATTGATTTCATTTTAGAACATATTGGTGAAGCAAGCACTCCTATTGAGATAGTACCTAAAGAAATTGTCATTGAAAAAGACGCTATCGAACTAAATGCTGGGGACTCTATGCCCCTTAAAGCTTCTGTTTTACCAGAGAATACAACCAACAAGCAATTACACTGGGAAACGGAGGATGAGGATATCGTTACTGTTGATAATACTGGTCATATCACAGCCGTAAATCCTAGTTCTACATGGATTTCTGCAACAACAGCTGACGGAAAAATCACAGAACATGTTGAAGTTACTGTAAACGAAGTTGCTCCTAAAGAAACCGTGGTTGATCAAGAAAATGTAGCGTTATACCTAGGTGAATCAATGACACTGAACGCTTCTGTTTTACCAACGAATGCAACTGATAAAGAACTATTCTGGATCTCAGATGATGTATCTATTGTTTATATTGATGATAATGGAACAATTACAGGTAAAAAACTTGGCTCTACAGAAATCTCGATTCTTTCTGTAACTAATTTTGGTGATATCGAAAAACGCATTACGGTTACAGTCAAGGAAAAATTAAACCCAGCTGACTTACCTTTCCCAGCTAGAACCGGTTCGCATTTTTCTAAGCAAGAAATGAAAGAAACTCGTGAAGTAGTCTCTAATACTGACAAACTCACTCATATTCTATTCCATTTAAAAAAACCTAACGCTTTATACGATTTAAAAATCGGTGAATTTGATTTCAACGGTGGAACTGGCATTTATAATGTCCAAGCCATTACACTAGGAAAACCATTCACACAATTTTATTACACAATCGATACTGACAGACAATTAACGGATAGTAAAATCGTTATAATGTATGTCGACAAGAAAAATCTTAAAATCGTAAAGGATTATTTCTTCGTTGAAAAAAGATAA
- a CDS encoding amino acid ABC transporter ATP-binding protein, producing MNQIIEVEHLRKSFGENEVLKDINVTVNKGEVVTIIGSSGSGKSTLLRCINLLEKPTGGKIIYNGENVLERGYNLPKYRTHLGMVFQSFNLFNNMNVLENCTSGQITVLKCNKEEARKTALENLEKVGMERFIDAKPSQLSGGQKQRVAIARALSMNPDVMLFDEPTSALDPEMVGEVLKTMKDLAHTGLTMIIVTHEMEFAKEVSDRVIFMDKGVIAEEGTSDDIFVHPKEERTKEFLHRILSKT from the coding sequence ATGAATCAAATTATTGAAGTTGAACATCTAAGAAAAAGCTTCGGTGAAAATGAAGTCTTAAAAGATATCAATGTCACAGTAAATAAAGGTGAAGTTGTTACGATCATCGGTTCTTCTGGTTCCGGTAAATCAACGCTTTTACGTTGTATCAACTTACTAGAAAAACCAACTGGCGGAAAAATTATTTATAATGGTGAAAACGTGTTAGAACGTGGTTACAACTTGCCAAAATATCGCACTCATTTAGGAATGGTGTTTCAATCATTCAACCTATTCAACAATATGAATGTTTTAGAAAATTGCACATCCGGACAAATCACTGTACTGAAATGCAACAAAGAAGAAGCGAGAAAAACAGCTTTAGAAAATCTTGAAAAAGTTGGAATGGAGCGCTTTATTGATGCAAAACCATCACAACTTTCCGGTGGGCAAAAACAACGTGTCGCAATCGCCCGTGCGTTATCAATGAATCCTGATGTCATGTTATTCGACGAACCGACCTCAGCACTTGATCCTGAGATGGTGGGTGAGGTGTTAAAAACAATGAAAGACTTAGCTCATACTGGTTTAACGATGATCATCGTAACACACGAAATGGAGTTTGCTAAAGAAGTTTCTGATCGTGTAATCTTTATGGATAAAGGTGTAATCGCTGAAGAAGGTACATCTGACGATATCTTTGTTCATCCAAAAGAAGAACGGACGAAAGAATTTTTACACCGTATTTTGTCTAAAACTTAA